The segment AATCGAGGGAATATATGGGGATAAAAAGGATCCTTTCTGGTTCAAATGACCTCTTGCTAATTCCAAACTACAAATTCATTGGAGTGATCGATTCATTTTTATCATCTTCTTCATCGTGGATATAAAGAAGCCCGTAAGAACCCATAACCTTACCCACAAGTTGAATAGGATTTTAGAATCATAAGGCTCAAAAACGCACATTTTTCAAGTGTTCCGACAAGAATGAGTCTTTTTACTTGCAAAAAGCATGTTTTTCTGATAGAGAAAAGTCTTCCGAATTTCTCCACCTCCGCCCCCACCCAAAAATAAGGGTGGGAACTCAGTTTTACAGAGGATTTGTCGTAATTCCCACAGATTTAATATTGAAATCTAAATACTTGTGGGTAAGGTTATGGTAGAGAGCGTTTTGCTTTAGTTCAATTTTGATTCTAAAATCCTATTCAACTTGTGGGTAAGGTTATGATGTTACTACCCGGACGCATGAAAATAGTACCAAGTTATTAACGGCCGAATTTACGAAAAAAATAGTGGTACTTAAAAAATACCGCAAATTCGGGATTTACTGCATTTTAAAGCAGGACCAAAATATTCAAATTTTTGAAACAATCTAATCCAAGTATTCTATTCATCTGTCCGAGTAGTAATTAATAATCGATTTACAGTTTTTCCTAATCAAACTGGTAATTGCAAAAGTTAGAATATATCTATCTAAAGAATGAGTGGGTAAAAAATAAAATTCGGAAAATCACTTCCAAATCTAAAAAGGCTACGGTAAAAGAACATACGATAGACTTTTATTTTTATATGAGCATGGGTAAAAATATTTCTAGGTTAAATCTTCCGGAGTTATATTTTTGAGTTTTTTGAAATAGTTGAAAAATGTGTTTTCTATCGTTTCCCTTCTCGAATTTTTACCGGTTCCTAAGACAAACAAACGATCTTTGGCTCTTGATAAACCAACGTATAGAATTCTTCTTTCTTCTTCAATGATCTTTAAAGTAGAATCGAGTCTTACGTTCCAGCCGTCTGCAACGTCAACAAATACGGTATGGAATTCTAAACCTTTACTTGCATGAATCGTCATTAGATAACGTTTTGGAATACCTTCTCTAATATATTCAGAAATCCTAAAATTAGACCTACATAAAATTTTAAAATCGTCTTTCGAAGTAGGAATCGCTCGATTAAGAAATGGAATTAGATCTGCTGTTTCTTCGATGAAGATCTTTCCGACAAAACCTTTTTCATGACGAAAAGGAAAAACTTCTTTGTCGATCTTATGACGATTCTTTTGGATTGGAATCGAGGATGTGCTTATAATCTCCGGAAGAGACCGGTAATTCGTGTTTAAAAAATGAACCTTACAGGGTTGAAAAAGATTTTGAAAGTTTAAAAAAGCTTCGGGAGAAGTTCCTCGAAAACTATAAATTGCTTGGCTGTCATCTCCTACCACGACGATAGACGCGCTTTGGGACAACAACTTTAGGAATTCAAGTTGTTCTAAATCGGTATCTTGAAATTCATCTACTATGATTTTTTGAAGGAGGCTTCTGGGTTTAAAGGTCCATTCCTCTTTGTTTTTAAGGCCGTCTAAGAACATTTTTACTAAATCTTCAAAATCTAAAAAGCCATTGTTTTGTTTGAATTTTTGATAAGCGAATTCTAAATCTTTTTTGAGTTCTGAAAAATTTTCTTGGATAAAAGAAATATTTTCAGCCCAAAAAAAATCGTAAGGAATTCCACCGATTTTATTTTGTTCTTTTTTTAGAAATCCTCGGTAGAATTGATTTTTCTCTTCCGGAGAGAGGATTTTAGGTTTTTGTAATATAAATCTAGGATGCCATTGACTGAGAGCATATAAACAATATGCGTGAAATGTTTGAACTCTGATAGAATTTTTATCCGTGACTTTTTGGATTCTATTCGAAATTTCAATCGCGGCTTTGCGCGAAAAAGTTAGAACCAAAACGGATTCTTCTGGAAATAAGTCTTCAACTAAAATTCTTTCGATGATCCCAACCATCGTACTAGTTTTGCCAGAACCTGCGGCGGCGACTACTTGAACAAATCTTGTGTTTTCATCGATTACTTTTTGTTGTGCTGAACTGTATTGAACTTTGTTTTTCATTTTTTCCCTCTTATGGATTACGGTTCCGAGAGCCGAAAGCACGGTTCTATTTTTTTAATGTTTTTACGGATTGATTACAGAAACATATAAAAATGATACCGACATCAACGGTGGCTTTTGCGAAAAAGTAAAAGTTTTTATAGATTGAAATATTTATCTTTTTTAAGTAAGGTTTTAGATTTTAACTTTTTAAAAGAAACTTACTCATAAGTATATAAT is part of the Leptospira kirschneri serovar Cynopteri str. 3522 CT genome and harbors:
- a CDS encoding UvrD-helicase domain-containing protein, whose product is MKNKVQYSSAQQKVIDENTRFVQVVAAAGSGKTSTMVGIIERILVEDLFPEESVLVLTFSRKAAIEISNRIQKVTDKNSIRVQTFHAYCLYALSQWHPRFILQKPKILSPEEKNQFYRGFLKKEQNKIGGIPYDFFWAENISFIQENFSELKKDLEFAYQKFKQNNGFLDFEDLVKMFLDGLKNKEEWTFKPRSLLQKIIVDEFQDTDLEQLEFLKLLSQSASIVVVGDDSQAIYSFRGTSPEAFLNFQNLFQPCKVHFLNTNYRSLPEIISTSSIPIQKNRHKIDKEVFPFRHEKGFVGKIFIEETADLIPFLNRAIPTSKDDFKILCRSNFRISEYIREGIPKRYLMTIHASKGLEFHTVFVDVADGWNVRLDSTLKIIEEERRILYVGLSRAKDRLFVLGTGKNSRRETIENTFFNYFKKLKNITPEDLT